The following proteins are encoded in a genomic region of Xanthomonas cassavae CFBP 4642:
- a CDS encoding LacI family DNA-binding transcriptional regulator, which produces MRRPTIKDVAERAKVSLKTVSRVINNEPSVMQATRARVLRAIADLDYEPDPSARNLRSGTPFVIGLVYDNPNPYHIIGIQNGVLAACRETGFGLQIHPCDSTSPLLAEELAEWVQRSRLAGVVLTAPMSERPELLAGLAARGIKSVRIIAATDDPGDGPCVYIDDRDAAYEITEHLIQLGHQRIGFLWGGPQHRSSGERYAGYEAALKDYGISLDKHLVIPGDYTFDDGFRGARRLLSLREPPTAIFGSNDEIAAGVLAAAKSTGMNVPYQLSIAGFEDSPFSRQSWPALTTAKQATDDIARHAARLLISQLRSDAYDDQPAQLQNRGFVPQLVVRGSTAPAQTPASKPLPPESA; this is translated from the coding sequence ATGCGCAGGCCCACCATCAAAGACGTCGCCGAGCGCGCCAAGGTCTCGTTGAAGACCGTGTCGCGGGTGATCAACAACGAGCCCTCGGTGATGCAGGCCACGCGCGCGCGCGTGCTGCGCGCCATCGCCGATCTCGACTACGAACCCGATCCGTCTGCGCGCAACCTGCGCAGCGGCACGCCGTTCGTGATCGGCCTGGTCTACGACAACCCCAACCCGTACCACATCATCGGCATCCAGAACGGCGTGCTCGCCGCCTGCCGCGAAACCGGCTTCGGATTGCAGATCCATCCCTGCGATTCCACCTCGCCGTTGCTGGCCGAGGAACTGGCCGAGTGGGTGCAGCGCTCGCGCCTGGCTGGCGTGGTGCTGACCGCGCCGATGTCCGAGCGCCCCGAGCTGCTCGCCGGTCTGGCCGCGCGCGGTATCAAAAGCGTGCGCATCATCGCCGCCACCGACGATCCGGGCGATGGCCCGTGCGTGTATATCGACGACCGCGATGCCGCGTATGAAATCACCGAGCATCTGATCCAGCTCGGCCACCAGCGCATCGGCTTCCTGTGGGGCGGCCCGCAGCATCGCTCCAGCGGCGAGCGCTACGCCGGTTACGAGGCCGCGTTGAAGGATTACGGCATCAGCCTGGACAAGCACCTGGTGATTCCCGGCGACTACACCTTCGACGATGGCTTCCGTGGCGCGCGTCGGTTGCTGTCGCTGCGCGAGCCGCCCACCGCCATCTTCGGCAGCAACGACGAAATCGCCGCCGGCGTGCTGGCCGCAGCCAAGTCCACCGGCATGAACGTGCCGTACCAGTTGTCGATCGCCGGCTTCGAGGACAGCCCGTTCTCGCGGCAGTCGTGGCCGGCGCTGACCACGGCCAAGCAGGCCACCGACGACATCGCGCGGCACGCCGCACGCCTGTTGATCAGCCAGCTGCGCAGCGATGCCTACGATGACCAACCCGCGCAGCTGCAGAACCGCGGCTTCGTGCCGCAGCTGGTGGTGCGCGGCTCCACCGCACCGGCGCAGACGCCGGCCAGCAAGCCCCTTCCCCCCGAATCCGCCTGA
- a CDS encoding SIS domain-containing protein codes for MNLPQETDTLMFREAAQTADVVAAQFARNAGTIAALAQSLRDNPPPFVVTCARGSSDHAATYAKYLFETQLGIVTASASPSVGSVYAAPLQLRGALYMVISQSGRSPDLLRNAEAAKAAGARVVALVNVEDSPLAQLADVVIALGAGPEKSVAATKSYLASLAAVLHLGAVWKNDPALLAAVDALPQQLRSAWQADWSALTTGLTPAHNLFVLGRGLGLGAAQEAALKFKETCGLHAEAYSSAEVRHGPMALVGPGFPVLVFAQPDETGAGTRALAEEFRARGAQVWLAAPDGDLPLAEAAHPVCAPLLTVQSFYRAINALALQRGHHPDLPPHLNKVTETV; via the coding sequence ATGAACCTCCCCCAGGAAACCGATACCCTGATGTTCCGCGAGGCGGCACAGACCGCCGATGTGGTGGCCGCACAGTTCGCGCGTAACGCCGGCACCATCGCCGCGCTGGCGCAGTCGCTGCGCGATAACCCGCCGCCGTTCGTGGTGACCTGCGCGCGCGGCAGCTCCGATCACGCCGCCACGTATGCCAAGTACCTGTTCGAGACGCAGCTGGGCATTGTTACCGCCTCTGCGTCGCCGTCGGTGGGCTCGGTGTATGCCGCACCGCTGCAGCTGCGCGGCGCGCTGTATATGGTGATTTCGCAATCGGGCAGGAGCCCGGATCTGCTGCGCAATGCCGAAGCCGCCAAGGCCGCCGGTGCACGCGTGGTCGCGCTGGTCAACGTGGAAGATTCGCCGCTGGCGCAGCTGGCCGATGTGGTGATTGCGCTTGGTGCCGGCCCGGAAAAAAGCGTTGCCGCCACCAAAAGCTATCTCGCCTCGCTCGCGGCGGTGCTGCACCTTGGCGCCGTGTGGAAAAACGACCCCGCACTGCTCGCCGCAGTGGATGCGTTGCCGCAACAACTGCGCAGCGCCTGGCAGGCCGACTGGTCCGCACTGACCACCGGTTTGACCCCTGCGCATAACCTGTTCGTGCTCGGCCGCGGCCTGGGCCTGGGCGCGGCGCAGGAGGCGGCGCTGAAGTTCAAGGAAACCTGCGGCCTGCATGCCGAGGCCTATAGCTCGGCCGAGGTCAGACACGGGCCGATGGCATTGGTTGGCCCGGGTTTCCCGGTGCTGGTGTTCGCCCAGCCCGACGAGACCGGTGCCGGCACGCGCGCGCTGGCCGAAGAATTCCGCGCACGTGGTGCGCAGGTGTGGCTGGCCGCGCCCGATGGCGATCTGCCGTTGGCAGAGGCCGCGCACCCGGTGTGTGCGCCGCTGCTGACCGTGCAGAGCTTCTATCGCGCGATCAATGCGCTGGCACTGCAGCGCGGCCATCATCCCGATCTGCCGCCGCACTTGAACAAGGTCACGGAAACCGTTTGA
- the nagA gene encoding N-acetylglucosamine-6-phosphate deacetylase, producing the protein MDASPIQALCNARVLTDGGLQDDLAVLLDGAQIQAVVPAGDVRVAQAHTRVDLGGATLLPGFIDIQVNGGGGVLLNNARNPQALATIAAAHRRFGTTGMLPTLISDTAEVMAEAIEATRQAIAQGVPGVLGIHLEGPYLSPARKGTHDAHKFRLPDAYEIAVDTSLDNGVTLITLAPERVPVEDIRAFVAGGAIVFAGHTAATYEQARDGIAAGVSGFTHVYNAMSQLAGREPNAVGAALEDPDVWCGVIVDGVHVHPASLRVALAAKPRGKLLLVTDAMPMVGSDSPSFDLYGETITAVDGVVRNADGALAGSALDMATAVRNSVRWLGVDLAEAARMASTYPAQCIGLGERLGRIAPGYQADLVLVDANVQVLGTWVAGQRD; encoded by the coding sequence ATGGATGCTTCCCCGATTCAAGCGCTGTGCAATGCACGTGTGTTGACCGACGGCGGTCTGCAGGATGACCTGGCCGTGCTGCTGGACGGTGCGCAGATCCAGGCGGTCGTGCCGGCCGGCGATGTACGTGTGGCGCAGGCGCACACGCGCGTGGACCTGGGCGGCGCCACCTTGCTGCCGGGCTTCATCGACATCCAGGTCAACGGCGGCGGCGGGGTATTGCTCAACAACGCCCGCAACCCGCAGGCGCTGGCGACCATCGCGGCAGCACACCGCCGCTTCGGCACCACCGGCATGCTGCCGACCTTGATCAGCGACACCGCCGAAGTGATGGCCGAAGCGATCGAAGCCACCCGCCAGGCCATCGCACAAGGCGTGCCCGGCGTGCTTGGCATCCATCTGGAAGGGCCCTACCTGAGCCCCGCGCGCAAAGGCACCCACGACGCGCACAAATTCCGTTTGCCGGACGCGTATGAAATCGCCGTCGATACCTCGCTGGACAATGGCGTCACCCTGATTACGCTCGCCCCCGAGCGCGTGCCGGTGGAGGACATCCGTGCGTTCGTGGCTGGCGGTGCAATCGTGTTCGCCGGCCACACTGCGGCAACCTACGAACAGGCGCGCGATGGCATCGCTGCCGGCGTCAGCGGCTTCACGCACGTGTACAACGCGATGTCGCAACTGGCCGGGCGCGAGCCCAATGCCGTGGGCGCCGCGCTGGAAGATCCCGACGTGTGGTGCGGCGTCATCGTCGATGGCGTGCACGTGCATCCGGCCAGCCTGCGGGTGGCGCTGGCGGCCAAACCGCGCGGCAAGCTGCTGTTGGTGACCGACGCCATGCCGATGGTCGGCAGCGACAGCCCCAGCTTCGACCTCTATGGCGAAACCATCACTGCGGTGGATGGGGTGGTGCGCAATGCCGACGGCGCTCTTGCCGGCTCGGCGCTGGACATGGCCACCGCCGTGCGCAACAGCGTGCGCTGGCTGGGCGTGGACCTGGCCGAAGCCGCACGCATGGCGTCCACCTATCCGGCGCAGTGCATCGGCCTGGGCGAGCGTCTGGGCCGCATCGCACCCGGCTACCAGGCCGATCTGGTGCTGGTGGACGCCAATGTGCAGGTGCTGGGCACCTGGGTGGCCGGGCAGCGCGACTGA
- a CDS encoding S41 family peptidase — protein MSNARMRWWWVGWLLFCMHATAAAAAPWQLVAGGTDYRLEVAQGDVQAAEGARLRLTAAANRTAAFGAVAVQLDAAALRGQSLALDGLLQASQAMQGANLWMRAVDAQGKVLAFETSQADRVSGNAQAQRRIAMQIPSQASRLAVGVVLRGDGAVEVTGLRLMAQAIVDAAPASAILDVAIPAIRDHALQRTRIDWATREPQLRAQAAGMREADAYAAIDALIAELDDGHSFLMRPTARRQMEARAAARPAVQARLLPPDVGYVEVTGLMTSSGDVRGAYQRALAAALDGMAAQARCGWVIDLRQNTGGTMWPMVNGLQSLLGDQSLGYFVDSAGRQTPWHARPTAGARASQTERPVALLIGPHTASAGEMVAIAFRGHPATRSFGQASAGQTTSNRSVDLPGGGVLAIASSATQDRNAQRLDGALQPDVALDPQVDAIAAAAQWLRTQRCAQTH, from the coding sequence ATGAGCAACGCACGGATGCGCTGGTGGTGGGTGGGGTGGTTGCTGTTTTGCATGCACGCGACCGCTGCCGCTGCCGCACCCTGGCAGCTGGTTGCCGGCGGCACGGACTACCGATTGGAGGTAGCGCAGGGGGATGTGCAGGCGGCCGAGGGCGCCCGGCTACGTCTGACCGCCGCTGCCAATCGCACGGCCGCCTTCGGTGCAGTGGCCGTGCAACTGGATGCCGCTGCGCTGCGGGGTCAGTCGCTGGCGCTGGACGGCCTTTTGCAGGCATCTCAAGCGATGCAGGGTGCAAACCTGTGGATGCGCGCAGTCGATGCGCAAGGCAAGGTCCTGGCATTCGAAACCTCGCAGGCTGATCGGGTAAGTGGCAATGCCCAGGCACAACGTCGCATTGCGATGCAGATTCCCTCGCAAGCAAGTCGATTGGCAGTCGGCGTGGTGCTGCGAGGGGACGGTGCGGTCGAGGTGACCGGTTTGCGTCTGATGGCGCAGGCCATCGTTGATGCTGCACCGGCGTCCGCGATCCTCGACGTTGCCATCCCGGCCATCCGTGACCACGCACTGCAGCGCACCCGCATCGACTGGGCCACCCGCGAGCCACAGCTGCGCGCGCAGGCCGCAGGCATGCGCGAAGCCGACGCGTACGCCGCCATCGATGCGCTGATCGCCGAGCTCGATGACGGCCACAGCTTCCTGATGCGCCCCACGGCGCGGCGCCAGATGGAGGCGCGCGCCGCCGCGCGACCCGCAGTGCAGGCACGCTTGCTGCCGCCGGATGTGGGCTATGTCGAGGTGACTGGCTTGATGACCTCGTCCGGTGATGTCAGGGGCGCCTATCAACGTGCGCTTGCCGCCGCGCTGGATGGCATGGCAGCGCAAGCGCGCTGCGGATGGGTCATCGATCTGCGACAGAACACCGGCGGCACGATGTGGCCGATGGTCAATGGGTTGCAATCGTTGCTGGGTGACCAGTCACTCGGGTACTTCGTCGACTCAGCAGGGCGGCAGACGCCCTGGCATGCGAGGCCGACTGCCGGCGCGCGCGCGTCGCAAACCGAGCGCCCGGTAGCCCTGCTGATCGGGCCACACACGGCAAGCGCGGGCGAGATGGTCGCCATCGCATTCCGTGGCCACCCGGCAACGCGTAGCTTCGGCCAAGCGAGTGCGGGGCAGACCACCAGCAATCGCTCGGTCGATCTGCCCGGTGGCGGCGTTCTTGCAATTGCCAGCAGTGCGACGCAGGACCGCAATGCACAGCGTCTGGATGGCGCATTGCAACCGGACGTGGCGCTGGACCCGCAGGTCGATGCCATCGCTGCGGCGGCGCAGTGGCTGCGGACGCAGCGGTGCGCGCAAACGCATTGA
- a CDS encoding TonB-dependent receptor, whose amino-acid sequence MRSQSPPRAPLGVAVRALLIGGAALSGAQALPAFAQQQPAPAPVSSPPAQATAAPPTNPSVSTLDEIKVVGYQASLGKALNVKRNADAIVDAISAEDIGKFPDTNVAESLSRLSGITVDRQFGEGEKVSILGTDPALNRVLLNGQTIASTSWGGDPNDPDSRSFNYSTLAPEVVGLMEVYKTPEARIDEGSIGGTVIVHTRKPLELGRNTLTGTVSYGYNDRSDEGKPNASALYSWKNQDETFGILASVMHSQRVLRREGVEIFGYDDVAGAAFPPAAVGNNTGVFPISINIALFQQTRKRDGISAALQWKPDADFELNLTGLYVTENFDNYNQSRYGYWGSNPGDARALGFENGVATSGTFGDRSTTFLDGYLRNSDVSTGSIHLRADWHGDGWNASSQVGYTSSQGGAERIYGIQFRNLAGYSYTIDGRRTAMDYSTEPTNTTAMQLNNVSASHSPQYDKERYLQLDFDHAVEWGPFTQILTGIKLTNHATGQSSYSRTWAPNDGSTLADFSPGTTPPGHLDGLSTSADMQRWSTIGRGAIGRYIGDLEGDAGFPISYAGNYSIEEQNRAWFLQGNFSGERYRGNIGVRYVHTRDSTDGFSYAPGGNYTPVNFLSSYGKWLPAFNIAYDLRDDLMLRFAASKVIARPRYTNMTPYVATDDTTLTASTGNPGLSPYESTNLGASLEWYFADSSLLSGEFFSRDISNYILTTVEDRVFFNNATGGSSTYQTSVPTNAGDAKVQGVALDLQHNFGNGFGVVANYTYSDSNTDGDYSLPYNSRNAYNISPYYEQGKWSARVNLGWRSEYFTQIGRLNGQQMTDAFTQVDASFGYQATERLRVALEATNLLDETYFSYIGNKNQPYYLYKNGRSFMLSLNFKL is encoded by the coding sequence GTGCGCAGCCAATCGCCGCCGCGCGCGCCATTGGGTGTTGCGGTTCGCGCGCTGCTGATCGGTGGCGCCGCGCTGAGTGGCGCGCAGGCGCTTCCAGCGTTCGCGCAACAGCAGCCCGCACCAGCGCCGGTTTCATCGCCGCCTGCACAAGCCACTGCGGCACCGCCGACCAATCCGTCGGTCTCCACGCTGGACGAAATCAAGGTCGTTGGCTACCAGGCCAGCCTGGGCAAGGCGCTCAACGTCAAGCGCAATGCCGACGCGATCGTGGATGCGATCAGTGCCGAAGACATCGGCAAGTTCCCCGATACCAACGTGGCCGAATCCCTATCGCGGCTCTCCGGCATTACCGTGGATCGTCAGTTCGGCGAAGGCGAAAAGGTCAGCATCCTGGGGACCGATCCGGCGCTCAACCGGGTCCTGCTCAACGGTCAGACCATCGCCTCCACCAGTTGGGGTGGCGACCCCAACGACCCGGACAGCCGTTCGTTCAACTACAGCACGCTGGCGCCGGAAGTGGTGGGCCTGATGGAGGTCTACAAGACCCCGGAGGCGCGGATCGACGAAGGCTCCATCGGCGGCACCGTGATCGTGCACACCCGCAAGCCGCTGGAGCTCGGTCGCAACACGCTCACCGGGACAGTGAGCTATGGCTACAACGATCGTTCCGATGAGGGCAAGCCGAACGCCTCCGCGCTCTACAGCTGGAAGAACCAGGACGAGACCTTCGGCATACTGGCCTCGGTGATGCACTCCCAGCGCGTGCTGCGCCGCGAAGGCGTGGAGATCTTCGGTTACGACGATGTTGCCGGCGCCGCATTTCCGCCTGCGGCGGTCGGCAACAACACTGGCGTGTTTCCCATCTCGATCAACATCGCGTTGTTCCAACAGACGCGTAAACGCGATGGCATCAGCGCTGCGCTGCAGTGGAAGCCCGATGCCGACTTCGAGCTCAACCTGACCGGTCTGTACGTCACCGAAAATTTCGACAACTACAACCAGAGCCGCTACGGCTACTGGGGATCCAATCCCGGCGATGCACGGGCGCTGGGCTTCGAAAACGGCGTGGCCACCTCCGGGACCTTCGGCGATCGGTCCACCACGTTCCTGGATGGCTACCTGCGCAACAGCGATGTCAGCACCGGCAGCATCCATCTGCGCGCCGACTGGCATGGCGATGGCTGGAATGCCTCCAGCCAGGTCGGTTACACCAGCTCGCAAGGCGGTGCCGAGCGCATCTACGGCATCCAGTTCCGCAACCTGGCCGGCTACAGCTACACCATCGACGGGCGCCGCACCGCGATGGACTACAGCACCGAGCCGACCAATACGACGGCGATGCAGCTCAACAATGTCTCGGCCAGCCACAGCCCGCAGTACGACAAGGAGCGTTACCTGCAGCTGGATTTCGACCATGCGGTGGAATGGGGGCCGTTCACGCAGATCCTTACCGGCATCAAGCTCACCAACCACGCCACCGGACAGTCATCCTATAGCCGCACCTGGGCGCCGAACGATGGCAGTACGCTGGCGGATTTTTCGCCAGGCACCACGCCACCCGGTCACCTGGATGGCTTGTCCACCAGCGCCGACATGCAACGCTGGTCCACCATCGGTCGCGGTGCGATCGGTCGCTACATCGGTGATCTGGAAGGCGATGCCGGTTTTCCGATCAGCTACGCAGGCAATTACAGCATCGAGGAGCAGAACCGCGCCTGGTTCCTGCAGGGCAACTTCTCCGGCGAGCGCTATCGCGGCAACATCGGCGTGCGCTACGTGCATACCCGCGATTCCACCGATGGTTTCAGCTATGCGCCGGGCGGCAACTACACGCCGGTCAATTTTCTCAGCAGCTACGGCAAATGGTTGCCGGCCTTCAACATCGCCTATGACCTGCGCGATGACCTGATGCTGCGTTTTGCCGCCTCCAAGGTCATCGCGCGGCCGCGCTACACCAACATGACCCCGTACGTGGCCACCGACGACACCACGCTCACCGCCTCCACCGGCAATCCTGGCCTGAGCCCGTACGAGTCCACCAACCTGGGCGCGTCGCTGGAATGGTATTTCGCCGACAGCAGCCTGCTCAGCGGCGAGTTCTTCTCGCGCGATATCTCCAACTACATCCTGACCACGGTGGAAGACCGGGTGTTCTTCAACAACGCCACCGGTGGGTCGAGCACCTATCAGACCTCGGTGCCCACCAATGCCGGCGATGCCAAGGTACAGGGCGTGGCGCTCGACCTGCAGCACAACTTCGGTAACGGGTTTGGCGTGGTGGCCAACTACACCTACTCCGACTCCAATACCGACGGCGACTACAGCCTGCCGTACAACTCGCGCAACGCCTACAACATCAGCCCGTACTATGAGCAGGGCAAGTGGAGTGCGCGGGTGAACCTGGGCTGGCGTTCGGAATACTTCACCCAGATCGGCCGGCTCAACGGCCAGCAGATGACCGATGCCTTCACCCAGGTCGATGCCTCGTTCGGCTACCAGGCCACCGAGCGGCTGCGGGTAGCGCTGGAAGCCACCAATCTGCTGGACGAAACCTACTTCAGCTACATCGGCAACAAGAACCAGCCATACTACCTCTACAAGAACGGCCGGTCGTTCATGCTGAGCCTGAATTTCAAGCTGTAA
- a CDS encoding multifunctional CCA addition/repair protein, with product MKIYLVGGAVRDALLGQPAGDRDWVVVGADQAQMQAQGFKPVGKDFPVFLHPRSGEEYALARTERKSGRGYRGFVVDADPSVTLEEDLLRRDFTINAIARDEDSGAVVDPYGGTRDLQARILRHVGRAFIEDPVRVLRAARFMARFAPLGFTLAPETAALMREMAASGELDSLVPERVLQELRRALSCTRPSAFLRTLHDTDALRVILPEIDALYGVPQRADFHPEVDTGVHQEMVSDMAARLAPGDALIGFAALTHDLGKALTPPEQWPRHLMHEQRGVDPLLVLCERLKVPQDYRQLAVTACREHLNIHRLAELRNSTVHDLLVRCDGFRRPERIAQLALVCEADKRGRLGSEETAYPQGEQLKRLHAAALAINARDLAATGLQGPQIGQALAKARIAAIAAVRNHAQ from the coding sequence ATGAAGATCTATCTCGTTGGCGGCGCTGTCCGCGATGCCTTGCTCGGTCAGCCGGCCGGAGACCGCGATTGGGTGGTGGTCGGTGCCGATCAGGCGCAGATGCAAGCGCAGGGATTCAAGCCGGTGGGCAAGGACTTCCCGGTGTTCCTGCATCCGCGTAGCGGCGAGGAATATGCACTGGCGCGCACCGAGCGCAAATCGGGCCGGGGCTATCGCGGCTTCGTGGTGGATGCCGATCCATCGGTGACGCTGGAAGAAGATCTGCTGCGGCGTGACTTCACCATCAATGCCATTGCCCGCGACGAAGACAGCGGCGCGGTGGTGGACCCGTATGGCGGTACGCGCGATCTGCAGGCGCGCATCCTGCGTCATGTGGGACGGGCGTTTATCGAAGATCCCGTGCGCGTTCTGCGTGCGGCACGTTTCATGGCGCGGTTCGCCCCGCTTGGCTTTACGCTGGCGCCGGAGACCGCAGCGCTGATGCGTGAAATGGCGGCCAGTGGCGAGCTGGACAGCCTGGTGCCCGAGCGCGTCTTGCAGGAACTGCGCCGGGCGTTGAGCTGCACCCGGCCGTCGGCATTCTTGCGCACCCTGCACGACACCGATGCACTGCGCGTCATCCTGCCGGAAATCGATGCGCTGTACGGCGTGCCGCAGCGCGCCGACTTCCACCCGGAGGTGGATACCGGCGTTCACCAGGAGATGGTCAGCGACATGGCCGCACGTCTGGCGCCCGGCGATGCGCTGATCGGCTTTGCCGCGCTCACCCATGACCTGGGCAAGGCACTGACGCCACCTGAGCAATGGCCTCGTCACCTGATGCACGAGCAGCGCGGTGTCGACCCGCTGCTGGTGCTGTGCGAACGGCTCAAGGTGCCGCAGGACTATCGCCAGTTGGCCGTCACCGCCTGTCGCGAGCACCTCAACATTCACCGTCTGGCGGAACTGCGCAACAGCACCGTGCACGACTTGCTGGTGCGGTGCGATGGCTTTCGCCGGCCCGAGCGCATCGCGCAGCTGGCCCTGGTGTGCGAGGCCGACAAGCGTGGTCGCCTGGGCAGCGAAGAAACAGCCTACCCGCAAGGCGAACAGCTCAAGCGCCTGCATGCAGCAGCACTGGCGATCAATGCGCGCGACCTGGCCGCGACCGGCTTGCAAGGACCGCAGATCGGGCAGGCCTTGGCGAAGGCGCGGATTGCCGCAATCGCGGCGGTGCGCAACCACGCTCAATAA